A section of the Telopea speciosissima isolate NSW1024214 ecotype Mountain lineage chromosome 3, Tspe_v1, whole genome shotgun sequence genome encodes:
- the LOC122654338 gene encoding eukaryotic translation initiation factor 5B-like isoform X3 has translation METNIEKEKKRRKQPLDEMVFNRVILALEAPVNANIESVLQTSQKNTEGGSSQKKKRKKKKHRTVETNIEKEKKRKQSLDVKVFNCVSLALKAPVDANIESALQTSEKNTEGCSSQKKKRKKKKHRTVENNSLAQKLTKVGNMGEQDLKELEDMEMKIEIDKKSKQSLDENLEVSNTVDLFLNAPDNGNTEMAVQLQTTENNIEGGSTQKKKRKKKKHKAAENNSPVQKLPKVGNLGEQGLKELLGMEIKTEKENRKQSVNENFVVSNSDDLALKTPVNGNIETCLQAADNNIEEGSSKKKKRKKRKHKAVENNCPLQKLLEIGSLGEQDKKELDDMEIDIVKEKKRKKPVDENLEVSDTDYLSLKSPVNQRMETVLQTAENNTGGSSGRDKKRKEKKCKAVKYNGPVKKLLEDGNLCEKDARELEDVEINIEKDKKRRHILNENRDISNADDLSLKSLVNGNVKMALQTAEKSTGGSSSWKKKRKEKKCKSVENNSPAKQLLEGVNLCEQDGKELEDVEINMDKELKIKGSLDENKVISKVEDLAMKSPIRNIEMDMQRAENNSEGSSRQKNKRMTKKKCKVVENNEPVREILESGNMCDQDLKNIKHLEKLNHDVSMGSTLILEVVESDTDLKKNDKLAETSSINNGREQRRKRKKKKLSCSSASSTEPAYVMQTVQNSSVEEVSVSCSDNLVSSKRKLGKNRKNRANENELKEAQKSVGEHGISEETNLEELPNMLHGCSERKLEIDMLAGVKENEDELNKIQKAVQDHEFSGKQSVEEFLTYCDKDEYSLETGNDLDSAAHILINLRHGNYNSLESGKGGLNTQSQSVEKISIGESSANCVYKNPTPGKGVRKKKKVSHALLDSPCNAFPKKLEQKNEIKISSGNGSVMNDDISVGAISKEDNLLEKLPTLPERSPCSTPKKLLILDLNGLLADIVSDAPKGFKADKKIARKSLFKRKHCDEFLKFCFERFDVGVWSSRHKKNVDGVVDFLMKDMKHKLLFCWAQEAIFEFI, from the coding sequence ATGGAAACTAAcatagaaaaggagaagaagaggagaaaacaaccattggatgagATGGTTTTCAACCGTGTTATTCTTGCTCTGGAGGCACCGGTTAATGCAAACATAGAATCAGTTTTGCAAACATCACAGAAAAACACTGAAGGGGGTTCAagccagaaaaagaagaggaagaaaaagaagcatagAACTGTGGAAACTAACattgaaaaggagaagaagagaaaacaatcATTGGATGTGAAGGTCTTCAACTGTGTTAGTCTTGCTCTGAAGGCACCGGTTGATGCAAACATAGAATCAGCTTTGCAGACATCAGAGAAAAACACTGAAGGGTGTTCAAGccagaaaaaaaagaggaagaaaaagaagcatagAACTGTGGAAAATAATAGTCTTGCACAAAAGCTAACAAAGGTTGGTAATATGGGTGAGCAAGATCTGAAAGAATTGGAGGATATggaaatgaaaatagaaatagatAAGAAGAGCAAACAATCATTGGATGAGAATTTGGAGGTTTCCAACACTGTTGATCTTTTTCTGAATGCACCTGACAATGGAAACACAGAAATGGCTGTGCAGTTGCAAACAACAGAGAACAACATTGAGGGGGGTTCaactcagaaaaagaagaggaagaaaaagaagcataaAGCTGCGGAAAATAATAGTCCTGTACAAAAGCTGCCAAAGGTTGGTAACCTTGGTGAGCAAGGTCTAAAAGAATTGCTGGGTATGGAAATCAAAACAGAAAAGGAGAACCGAAAACAATCGGTGAATGAGAATTTTGTGGTCTCCAACAGTGATGATCTTGCTCTGAAGACACCGGTCAATGGAAACATAGAAACGTGTTTGCAAGCAGCAGATAACAACATTGAAGAGGGTTCaagtaagaaaaagaagaggaagaaaaggaagcataaAGCTGTGGAAAATAATTGTCCTTTACAAAAGCTGCTAGAGATTGGTAGCCTGGGTGAGCAAGATAAAAAAGAACTGGATGATATGGAAATTGACATagtaaaagagaagaagagaaaaaaacctGTGGATGAGAATTTGGAGGTGTCTGACACTGATTATCTTTCTCTGAAGTCGCCAGTTAATCAAAGGATGGAAACAGTTTTGCAAACAGCAGAGAACAACACTGGAGGGAGTTCAGGTAGGgacaagaagaggaaggaaaagaagtgtAAAGCTGTGAAATATAATGGTCCTGTAAAAAAGCTGCTTGAGGATGGTAACCTGTGTGAGAAAGATGCAAGAGAATTGGAGGATGTAGAAATAAACAtagaaaaggataaaaagagaAGACATATCTTGAATGAGAATAGGGATATCTCCAATGCAGATGATCTTTCTCTGAAATCACTGGTCAATGGAAATGTAAAGATGGCTTTGCAAACAGCAGAGAAGAGCACTGGAGGGAGTTCAAGttggaaaaagaagaggaaggaaaagaagtgtAAATCTGTGGAAAATAATAGTCCTGCAAAACAGCTGTTGGAGGGTGTTAACCTGTGTGAGCAAGATGGAAAAGAATTAGAGGATGTAGAAATCAACATGGACAAGGAGTTGAAGATAAAAGGATCCTTGGATGAGAATAAGGTGATCTCCAAGGTAGAAGATCTTGCTATGAAGTCACCAATTAGAAACATAGAAATGGATATGCAAAGAGCAGAAAACAATTCTGAAGGGAGTTCAAGGCAGAAAAACAAGAGGATGACAAAAAAGAAGTGCAAAGTTGTGGAAAATAATGAACCTGTACGAGAGATTCTAGAGAGTGGCAACATGTGTGACCAAGATCTAAAAAATATAAAGCATCTTGAAAAATTGAATCATGATGTGTCCATGGGTAGCACTTTGATCTTAGAGGTGGTAGAGAGTGATACtgatttgaagaagaatgaCAAGCTCGCTGAGACTAGTTCAATAAATAATGGGAGGGAacagaggagaaaaagaaagaagaaaaagttgtCATGCTCCTCAGCTAGTTCTACAGAGCCAGCTTATGTGATGCAAACTGTACAAAACAGTTCAGTGGAAGAGGTATCTGTTAGTTGTTCAGATAATTTAGTTTCATCGAAAAGAAAGTtgggaaaaaacagaaagaataGGGCAAATGAGAATGAGTTGAAAGAGGCCCAGAAATCAGTTGGGGAGCATGGTATTTCTGAGGAAACAAACTTGGAAGAGTTGCCAAATATGTTACATGGTTGTTCAGAGAGAAAATTAGAAATAGATATGTTAGCTGGTGTAAAGGAAAATGAAGATGAGTTAAATAAAATTCAGAAAGCAGTACAAGATCATGAATTTTCTGGGAAACAAAGTGTGGAAGAATTTTTAACTTACTGTGACAAAGACGAATATTCTTTGGAAACTGGAAATGACCTCGACAGTGCTGCTCATATTTTGATCAATCTGAGGCATGGAAATTATAACTCATTAGAGTCAGGTAAGGGAGGCCTGAACACCCAATCACAATCTGTTGAGAAAATTTCCATTGGCGAGTCTTCTGCTAATTGTGTATACAAGAATCCTACACCAGGAAAGGGagttagaaagaagaaaaaagtgtCCCATGCTCTTCTGGACTCCCCTTGTAACGCTTTCCCGAAGAAGCTAGAACAGAAAAATGAGATAAAAATATCTTCTGGTAATGGTTCTGTAATGAACGATGATATTTCAGTTGGTGCCATTAGTAAGGAAGACAACCTTCTGGAGAAGTTACCTACTTTACCAGAAAGATCACCT